A region from the Cervus elaphus chromosome 10, mCerEla1.1, whole genome shotgun sequence genome encodes:
- the ELN gene encoding elastin isoform X7 — MAGLTAAARRPGVLLLLLCVLHPSQPGGVPGAVPGGVPGGVFFPGAGLGGLGGGALGPAGKPAKPGVGGLAGAGLGAGLGAFPAGAFPGALVPGGPAGAAAAYKAAAKAGAAGLGGVGGIGGVGGLGVSTGAVVPPLGAGVGAGVKPGKVPGVGLPGVYPGGVLPGAGARFPGIGVLPGVPTGAGVKPKAPAGGGAFAGIPGVGPFGGQQPGVPLGYPIKAPKLPGGYGLPYSTGKLPYGYGPGGVAGAAGKAGYPTGTGVGTQAAAAAAKAAAKLGAGGAGVLPGVGVGGAGIPGVPGAIPGIGGIAGVGAPDAAAAAAAAKAAKFGAAGGLGPGVIGVPGVGVPGVGVPGVGVPGVGVPGVVPGVGVPGVGVPGVGVPGVGVPGAVSPAAAAKAAAKAAKFGARGGVGVGGIPTFGAGPGGFPGYGDAAAAQAAAAAKAAKIGAGAAGALGGLVPGAPGAIPGVPGVGGVPGVVTPAAAAAKAAAKAAQFGLAPGVGVAPGVVAPGIGVAPGVAPGVVAPGIGVAPGVVAPGIGLGPGIIGAGAPAAAKSAAKAAAKAQLRAAAGLPAGVPGLGVGVGVPGLGVGAGVPGLGVGLGVPGLGAAAVPGTLAAAKAAKFAPGGVGALGGIGDLGGAGIPGGVAGPAAAAAAAKAAAKAAQFGLGGVGGLGVGGLGVGGLGAVPGAVGLGGVSPAAAAKAAKFGVAARPGFGLSPIFPGGAGGLGVGGKPPKAFGGALGALGFQGGACLGKACGRKRK, encoded by the exons GTGTCGGAGGGCTCGCCGGCGCTGGCCTTGGGGCAG GGCTTGGGGCTTTTCCCGCAGGTGCCTTCCCAGGGGCTCTGGTGCCCGGTGGCCCGGCTGGTGCTGCTGCCGCCTATAAAGCTGCTGCCAAGGCCG GTGCTGCTGGTCTCGGCGGGGTCGGCGGCATCGGTGGTGTTGGCGGCTTAGGAGTGTCTACAG GTGCGGTGGTGCCTCCGCTCGGAGCCGGAGTCGGGGCTGGAGTGAAGCCTGGGAAAGTGCCAG GTGTGGGGCTCCCAGGTGTATACCCGGGCGGAGTGCTCCCAGGCGCAG GAGCTCGGTTCCCGGGCATAGGGGTCCTCCCCGGGGTTCCCACTGGAGCAGGAGTCAAGCCCAAGGCCCCAG CTGGGGGCGGAGCTTTTGCTGGAATCCCAG GAGTTGGACCCTTCGGAGGGCAGCAGCCTGGAGTCCCGCTGGGATACCCCATCAAGGCACCCAAGCTGCCAG GTGGCTATGGACTGCCCTACAGCACGGGGAAACTGCCCTATG GCTATGGGCCTGGCGGAGTGGCTGGTGCTGCGGGCAAGGCTGGGTATCCAACGGGGACAG GGGTTGGCACACAGGCTGCAGCAGCAGCGGCTAAAGCAGCAGCGAAGCTTG GTGCTGGAGGAGCCGGAGTTCTCCCTGGTGTTGGTGTTGGCGGTGCTGGCATTCCTGGTGTGCCTGGCGCAATTCCTGGCATCGGAGGCATCGCAG GGGTCGGGGCTCCAgacgctgctgccgccgccgccgctgctaaGGCAGCCAAATTCG GTGCTGCTGGAGGCCTTGGCCCAGGAGTAATCGGTGTCCCAGGAGTTGGAGTACCTGGTGTTGGGGTCCCTGGTGTTGGGGTCCCTGGTGTTGGGGTTCCAGGTGTGGTTCCAGGTGTTGGAGTCCCAGGTGTTGGAGTCCCTGGTGTTGGAGTCCCGGGTGTCGGAGTTCCAG GGGCCGTGTCACCAGCCGCAGCTGCTAAAGCAGCGGCCAAAGCAGCCAAATTCG GGGCCAGAGGCGGAGTGGGAGTTGGAGGCATTCCCACATTCGGGGCTGGCCCTGGGGGCTTTCCTGGCTACGGAGACGCAG CAGCAGCTCAGGCAGCTGCAGCCGCCAAGGCAGCCAAGATCG GTGCTGGGGCAGCAGGAGCCCTGGGAGGGCTGGTGCCAGGTGCCCCAGGAGCAATACCAGGCGTGCCAGGTGTTGGAGGGGTGCCAG GGGTCGTGACTCCAGCAGCTGCAGCCGCCAAAGCCGCCGCCAAAGCCGCCCAGTTTG GATTAGCCCCTGGAGTCGGTGTGGCTCCCGGCGTTGTGGCTCCCGGCATCGGCGTGGCTCCCGGCGTTGCTCCCGGCGTCGTGGCTCCTGGCATCGGCGTGGCTCCCGGCGTCGTGGCTCCCGGCATTGGCCTTGGCCCCGGTATCATAG GAGCAGGGGCCCCAGCCGCTGCCAAGTCCGCTGCTAAGGCCGCCGCCAAAGCCCAGTTGC GGGCTGCCGCCGGGCTTCCCGCTGGTGTTCCTGGCCTTGGAGTGGGTGTTGGAGTTCCTGGCCTTGGAGTGGGTGCTGGTGTTCCTGGCCTTGGAGTCGGGCTCGGAGTTCCTGGACTTGGGGCAGCGGCAG TACCTGGAACCCTGGCCGCAGCTAAAGCAGCCAAGTTCG CACCAGGAGGGGTCGGGGCCCTTGGAGGGATTGGAGATCTTGGTGGAGCCGGCATTCCAGGTGGTGTGGCAG gacctgctgctgcagctgctgccgcCAAAGCTGCCGCCAAAGCCGCCCAATTTG GCCTGGGGGGAGTCGGTGGGCTCGGAGTCGGAGGACTGGGAGTTGGTGGGCTTGGAGCTGTCCCAGGGGCTGTGGGCCTTGGAG GTGTGTCTCCAGCTGCAGCTGCTAAAGCGGCCAAATTTG GAGTTGCAGCAAGGCCTGGCTTCGGACTGTCTCCTATTTTCCCAG GTGGAGCCGGGGgcctgggagttggtg GCAAACCTCCTAAGGCCTTCGGAggggccctgggagccctgggatTCCAAG GTGGGGCCTGCCTGGGGAAAGCCTGCGGCCGGAAGAGAAAGTGA
- the ELN gene encoding elastin isoform X6 — protein sequence MAGLTAAARRPGVLLLLLCVLHPSQPGGVPGAVPGGVPGGVFFPGAGLGGLGGGALGPAGKPAKPGVGGLAGAGLGAGLGAFPAGAFPGALVPGGPAGAAAAYKAAAKAGAAGLGGVGGIGGVGGLGVSTGAVVPPLGAGVGAGVKPGKVPGVGLPGVYPGGVLPGAGARFPGIGVLPGVPTGAGVKPKAPAGGGAFAGIPGVGPFGGQQPGVPLGYPIKAPKLPGGYGLPYSTGKLPYGYGPGGVAGAAGKAGYPTGTGVGTQAAAAAAKAAAKLGAGGAGVLPGVGVGGAGIPGVPGAIPGIGGIAGVGAPDAAAAAAAAKAAKFGAAGGLGPGVIGVPGVGVPGVGVPGVGVPGVGVPGVVPGVGVPGVGVPGVGVPGVGVPGAVSPAAAAKAAAKAAKFGARGGVGVGGIPTFGAGPGGFPGYGDAAAAQAAAAAKAAKIGAGAAGALGGLVPGAPGAIPGVPGVGGVPGVVTPAAAAAKAAAKAAQFGLAPGVGVAPGVVAPGIGVAPGVAPGVVAPGIGVAPGVVAPGIGLGPGIIGAGAPAAAKSAAKAAAKAQLRAAAGLPAGVPGLGVGVGVPGLGVGAGVPGLGVGLGVPGLGAAAVPGTLAAAKAAKFAPGGVGALGGIGDLGGAGIPGGVAGPAAAAAAAKAAAKAAQFGLGGVGGLGVGGLGVGGLGAVPGAVGLGGVSPAAAAKAAKFGAAGLGGVLGAGQPFPVGGGAGGLGVGGKPPKAFGGALGALGFQGGACLGKACGRKRK from the exons GTGTCGGAGGGCTCGCCGGCGCTGGCCTTGGGGCAG GGCTTGGGGCTTTTCCCGCAGGTGCCTTCCCAGGGGCTCTGGTGCCCGGTGGCCCGGCTGGTGCTGCTGCCGCCTATAAAGCTGCTGCCAAGGCCG GTGCTGCTGGTCTCGGCGGGGTCGGCGGCATCGGTGGTGTTGGCGGCTTAGGAGTGTCTACAG GTGCGGTGGTGCCTCCGCTCGGAGCCGGAGTCGGGGCTGGAGTGAAGCCTGGGAAAGTGCCAG GTGTGGGGCTCCCAGGTGTATACCCGGGCGGAGTGCTCCCAGGCGCAG GAGCTCGGTTCCCGGGCATAGGGGTCCTCCCCGGGGTTCCCACTGGAGCAGGAGTCAAGCCCAAGGCCCCAG CTGGGGGCGGAGCTTTTGCTGGAATCCCAG GAGTTGGACCCTTCGGAGGGCAGCAGCCTGGAGTCCCGCTGGGATACCCCATCAAGGCACCCAAGCTGCCAG GTGGCTATGGACTGCCCTACAGCACGGGGAAACTGCCCTATG GCTATGGGCCTGGCGGAGTGGCTGGTGCTGCGGGCAAGGCTGGGTATCCAACGGGGACAG GGGTTGGCACACAGGCTGCAGCAGCAGCGGCTAAAGCAGCAGCGAAGCTTG GTGCTGGAGGAGCCGGAGTTCTCCCTGGTGTTGGTGTTGGCGGTGCTGGCATTCCTGGTGTGCCTGGCGCAATTCCTGGCATCGGAGGCATCGCAG GGGTCGGGGCTCCAgacgctgctgccgccgccgccgctgctaaGGCAGCCAAATTCG GTGCTGCTGGAGGCCTTGGCCCAGGAGTAATCGGTGTCCCAGGAGTTGGAGTACCTGGTGTTGGGGTCCCTGGTGTTGGGGTCCCTGGTGTTGGGGTTCCAGGTGTGGTTCCAGGTGTTGGAGTCCCAGGTGTTGGAGTCCCTGGTGTTGGAGTCCCGGGTGTCGGAGTTCCAG GGGCCGTGTCACCAGCCGCAGCTGCTAAAGCAGCGGCCAAAGCAGCCAAATTCG GGGCCAGAGGCGGAGTGGGAGTTGGAGGCATTCCCACATTCGGGGCTGGCCCTGGGGGCTTTCCTGGCTACGGAGACGCAG CAGCAGCTCAGGCAGCTGCAGCCGCCAAGGCAGCCAAGATCG GTGCTGGGGCAGCAGGAGCCCTGGGAGGGCTGGTGCCAGGTGCCCCAGGAGCAATACCAGGCGTGCCAGGTGTTGGAGGGGTGCCAG GGGTCGTGACTCCAGCAGCTGCAGCCGCCAAAGCCGCCGCCAAAGCCGCCCAGTTTG GATTAGCCCCTGGAGTCGGTGTGGCTCCCGGCGTTGTGGCTCCCGGCATCGGCGTGGCTCCCGGCGTTGCTCCCGGCGTCGTGGCTCCTGGCATCGGCGTGGCTCCCGGCGTCGTGGCTCCCGGCATTGGCCTTGGCCCCGGTATCATAG GAGCAGGGGCCCCAGCCGCTGCCAAGTCCGCTGCTAAGGCCGCCGCCAAAGCCCAGTTGC GGGCTGCCGCCGGGCTTCCCGCTGGTGTTCCTGGCCTTGGAGTGGGTGTTGGAGTTCCTGGCCTTGGAGTGGGTGCTGGTGTTCCTGGCCTTGGAGTCGGGCTCGGAGTTCCTGGACTTGGGGCAGCGGCAG TACCTGGAACCCTGGCCGCAGCTAAAGCAGCCAAGTTCG CACCAGGAGGGGTCGGGGCCCTTGGAGGGATTGGAGATCTTGGTGGAGCCGGCATTCCAGGTGGTGTGGCAG gacctgctgctgcagctgctgccgcCAAAGCTGCCGCCAAAGCCGCCCAATTTG GCCTGGGGGGAGTCGGTGGGCTCGGAGTCGGAGGACTGGGAGTTGGTGGGCTTGGAGCTGTCCCAGGGGCTGTGGGCCTTGGAG GTGTGTCTCCAGCTGCAGCTGCTAAAGCGGCCAAATTTG GTGCCGCTGGCCTTGGTGGTGTCCTAGGAGCCGGCCAGCCATTCCCAGTTGGAG GTGGAGCCGGGGgcctgggagttggtg GCAAACCTCCTAAGGCCTTCGGAggggccctgggagccctgggatTCCAAG GTGGGGCCTGCCTGGGGAAAGCCTGCGGCCGGAAGAGAAAGTGA
- the ELN gene encoding elastin isoform X2 has protein sequence MAGLTAAARRPGVLLLLLCVLHPSQPGGVPGAVPGGVPGGVFFPGAGLGGLGGGALGPAGKPAKPGVGGLAGAGLGAGLGAFPAGAFPGALVPGGPAGAAAAYKAAAKAGAAGLGGVGGIGGVGGLGVSTGAVVPPLGAGVGAGVKPGKVPGVGLPGVYPGGVLPGAGARFPGIGVLPGVPTGAGVKPKAPAGGGAFAGIPGVGPFGGQQPGVPLGYPIKAPKLPGGYGLPYSTGKLPYGYGPGGVAGAAGKAGYPTGTGVGTQAAAAAAKAAAKLGAGGAGVLPGVGVGGAGIPGVPGAIPGIGGIAGVGAPDAAAAAAAAKAAKFGAAGGLGPGVIGVPGVGVPGVGVPGVGVPGVGVPGVVPGVGVPGVGVPGVGVPGVGVPGAVSPAAAAKAAAKAAKFGARGGVGVGGIPTFGAGPGGFPGYGDAAAQAAAAAKAAKIGAGAAGALGGLVPGAPGAIPGVPGVGGVPGVVTPAAAAAKAAAKAAQFGLAPGVGVAPGVVAPGIGVAPGVAPGVVAPGIGVAPGVVAPGIGLGPGIIGAGAPAAAKSAAKAAAKAQLRAAAGLPAGVPGLGVGVGVPGLGVGAGVPGLGVGLGVPGLGAAAVPGTLAAAKAAKFAPGGVGALGGIGDLGGAGIPGGVAGPAAAAAAAKAAAKAAQFGLGGVGGLGVGGLGVGGLGAVPGAVGLGGVSPAAAAKAAKFGAAGLGGVLGAGQPFPVGGVAARPGFGLSPIFPGGAGGLGVGGKPPKAFGGALGALGFQGGACLGKACGRKRK, from the exons GTGTCGGAGGGCTCGCCGGCGCTGGCCTTGGGGCAG GGCTTGGGGCTTTTCCCGCAGGTGCCTTCCCAGGGGCTCTGGTGCCCGGTGGCCCGGCTGGTGCTGCTGCCGCCTATAAAGCTGCTGCCAAGGCCG GTGCTGCTGGTCTCGGCGGGGTCGGCGGCATCGGTGGTGTTGGCGGCTTAGGAGTGTCTACAG GTGCGGTGGTGCCTCCGCTCGGAGCCGGAGTCGGGGCTGGAGTGAAGCCTGGGAAAGTGCCAG GTGTGGGGCTCCCAGGTGTATACCCGGGCGGAGTGCTCCCAGGCGCAG GAGCTCGGTTCCCGGGCATAGGGGTCCTCCCCGGGGTTCCCACTGGAGCAGGAGTCAAGCCCAAGGCCCCAG CTGGGGGCGGAGCTTTTGCTGGAATCCCAG GAGTTGGACCCTTCGGAGGGCAGCAGCCTGGAGTCCCGCTGGGATACCCCATCAAGGCACCCAAGCTGCCAG GTGGCTATGGACTGCCCTACAGCACGGGGAAACTGCCCTATG GCTATGGGCCTGGCGGAGTGGCTGGTGCTGCGGGCAAGGCTGGGTATCCAACGGGGACAG GGGTTGGCACACAGGCTGCAGCAGCAGCGGCTAAAGCAGCAGCGAAGCTTG GTGCTGGAGGAGCCGGAGTTCTCCCTGGTGTTGGTGTTGGCGGTGCTGGCATTCCTGGTGTGCCTGGCGCAATTCCTGGCATCGGAGGCATCGCAG GGGTCGGGGCTCCAgacgctgctgccgccgccgccgctgctaaGGCAGCCAAATTCG GTGCTGCTGGAGGCCTTGGCCCAGGAGTAATCGGTGTCCCAGGAGTTGGAGTACCTGGTGTTGGGGTCCCTGGTGTTGGGGTCCCTGGTGTTGGGGTTCCAGGTGTGGTTCCAGGTGTTGGAGTCCCAGGTGTTGGAGTCCCTGGTGTTGGAGTCCCGGGTGTCGGAGTTCCAG GGGCCGTGTCACCAGCCGCAGCTGCTAAAGCAGCGGCCAAAGCAGCCAAATTCG GGGCCAGAGGCGGAGTGGGAGTTGGAGGCATTCCCACATTCGGGGCTGGCCCTGGGGGCTTTCCTGGCTACGGAGACGCAG CAGCTCAGGCAGCTGCAGCCGCCAAGGCAGCCAAGATCG GTGCTGGGGCAGCAGGAGCCCTGGGAGGGCTGGTGCCAGGTGCCCCAGGAGCAATACCAGGCGTGCCAGGTGTTGGAGGGGTGCCAG GGGTCGTGACTCCAGCAGCTGCAGCCGCCAAAGCCGCCGCCAAAGCCGCCCAGTTTG GATTAGCCCCTGGAGTCGGTGTGGCTCCCGGCGTTGTGGCTCCCGGCATCGGCGTGGCTCCCGGCGTTGCTCCCGGCGTCGTGGCTCCTGGCATCGGCGTGGCTCCCGGCGTCGTGGCTCCCGGCATTGGCCTTGGCCCCGGTATCATAG GAGCAGGGGCCCCAGCCGCTGCCAAGTCCGCTGCTAAGGCCGCCGCCAAAGCCCAGTTGC GGGCTGCCGCCGGGCTTCCCGCTGGTGTTCCTGGCCTTGGAGTGGGTGTTGGAGTTCCTGGCCTTGGAGTGGGTGCTGGTGTTCCTGGCCTTGGAGTCGGGCTCGGAGTTCCTGGACTTGGGGCAGCGGCAG TACCTGGAACCCTGGCCGCAGCTAAAGCAGCCAAGTTCG CACCAGGAGGGGTCGGGGCCCTTGGAGGGATTGGAGATCTTGGTGGAGCCGGCATTCCAGGTGGTGTGGCAG gacctgctgctgcagctgctgccgcCAAAGCTGCCGCCAAAGCCGCCCAATTTG GCCTGGGGGGAGTCGGTGGGCTCGGAGTCGGAGGACTGGGAGTTGGTGGGCTTGGAGCTGTCCCAGGGGCTGTGGGCCTTGGAG GTGTGTCTCCAGCTGCAGCTGCTAAAGCGGCCAAATTTG GTGCCGCTGGCCTTGGTGGTGTCCTAGGAGCCGGCCAGCCATTCCCAGTTGGAG GAGTTGCAGCAAGGCCTGGCTTCGGACTGTCTCCTATTTTCCCAG GTGGAGCCGGGGgcctgggagttggtg GCAAACCTCCTAAGGCCTTCGGAggggccctgggagccctgggatTCCAAG GTGGGGCCTGCCTGGGGAAAGCCTGCGGCCGGAAGAGAAAGTGA
- the ELN gene encoding elastin isoform X9: protein MAGLTAAARRPGVLLLLLCVLHPSQPGGVPGAVPGGVPGGVFFPGAGLGGLGGGALGPAGKPAKPGVGGLAGAGLGAGLGAFPAGAFPGALVPGGPAGAAAAYKAAAKAGAAGLGGVGGIGGVGGLGVSTGAVVPPLGAGVGAGVKPGKVPGVGLPGVYPGGVLPGAAGGGAFAGIPGVGPFGGQQPGVPLGYPIKAPKLPGGYGLPYSTGKLPYGYGPGGVAGAAGKAGYPTGTGVGTQAAAAAAKAAAKLGAGGAGVLPGVGVGGAGIPGVPGAIPGIGGIAGVGAPDAAAAAAAAKAAKFGAAGGLGPGVIGVPGVGVPGVGVPGVGVPGVGVPGVVPGVGVPGVGVPGVGVPGVGVPGAVSPAAAAKAAAKAAKFGARGGVGVGGIPTFGAGPGGFPGYGDAAAAQAAAAAKAAKIGAGAAGALGGLVPGAPGAIPGVPGVGGVPGVVTPAAAAAKAAAKAAQFGLAPGVGVAPGVVAPGIGVAPGVAPGVVAPGIGVAPGVVAPGIGLGPGIIGAGAPAAAKSAAKAAAKAQLRAAAGLPAGVPGLGVGVGVPGLGVGAGVPGLGVGLGVPGLGAAAVPGTLAAAKAAKFAPGGVGALGGIGDLGGAGIPGGVAGPAAAAAAAKAAAKAAQFGLGGVGGLGVGGLGVGGLGAVPGAVGLGGVSPAAAAKAAKFGAAGLGGVLGAGQPFPVGGVAARPGFGLSPIFPGGAGGLGVGGKPPKAFGGALGALGFQGGACLGKACGRKRK, encoded by the exons GTGTCGGAGGGCTCGCCGGCGCTGGCCTTGGGGCAG GGCTTGGGGCTTTTCCCGCAGGTGCCTTCCCAGGGGCTCTGGTGCCCGGTGGCCCGGCTGGTGCTGCTGCCGCCTATAAAGCTGCTGCCAAGGCCG GTGCTGCTGGTCTCGGCGGGGTCGGCGGCATCGGTGGTGTTGGCGGCTTAGGAGTGTCTACAG GTGCGGTGGTGCCTCCGCTCGGAGCCGGAGTCGGGGCTGGAGTGAAGCCTGGGAAAGTGCCAG GTGTGGGGCTCCCAGGTGTATACCCGGGCGGAGTGCTCCCAGGCGCAG CTGGGGGCGGAGCTTTTGCTGGAATCCCAG GAGTTGGACCCTTCGGAGGGCAGCAGCCTGGAGTCCCGCTGGGATACCCCATCAAGGCACCCAAGCTGCCAG GTGGCTATGGACTGCCCTACAGCACGGGGAAACTGCCCTATG GCTATGGGCCTGGCGGAGTGGCTGGTGCTGCGGGCAAGGCTGGGTATCCAACGGGGACAG GGGTTGGCACACAGGCTGCAGCAGCAGCGGCTAAAGCAGCAGCGAAGCTTG GTGCTGGAGGAGCCGGAGTTCTCCCTGGTGTTGGTGTTGGCGGTGCTGGCATTCCTGGTGTGCCTGGCGCAATTCCTGGCATCGGAGGCATCGCAG GGGTCGGGGCTCCAgacgctgctgccgccgccgccgctgctaaGGCAGCCAAATTCG GTGCTGCTGGAGGCCTTGGCCCAGGAGTAATCGGTGTCCCAGGAGTTGGAGTACCTGGTGTTGGGGTCCCTGGTGTTGGGGTCCCTGGTGTTGGGGTTCCAGGTGTGGTTCCAGGTGTTGGAGTCCCAGGTGTTGGAGTCCCTGGTGTTGGAGTCCCGGGTGTCGGAGTTCCAG GGGCCGTGTCACCAGCCGCAGCTGCTAAAGCAGCGGCCAAAGCAGCCAAATTCG GGGCCAGAGGCGGAGTGGGAGTTGGAGGCATTCCCACATTCGGGGCTGGCCCTGGGGGCTTTCCTGGCTACGGAGACGCAG CAGCAGCTCAGGCAGCTGCAGCCGCCAAGGCAGCCAAGATCG GTGCTGGGGCAGCAGGAGCCCTGGGAGGGCTGGTGCCAGGTGCCCCAGGAGCAATACCAGGCGTGCCAGGTGTTGGAGGGGTGCCAG GGGTCGTGACTCCAGCAGCTGCAGCCGCCAAAGCCGCCGCCAAAGCCGCCCAGTTTG GATTAGCCCCTGGAGTCGGTGTGGCTCCCGGCGTTGTGGCTCCCGGCATCGGCGTGGCTCCCGGCGTTGCTCCCGGCGTCGTGGCTCCTGGCATCGGCGTGGCTCCCGGCGTCGTGGCTCCCGGCATTGGCCTTGGCCCCGGTATCATAG GAGCAGGGGCCCCAGCCGCTGCCAAGTCCGCTGCTAAGGCCGCCGCCAAAGCCCAGTTGC GGGCTGCCGCCGGGCTTCCCGCTGGTGTTCCTGGCCTTGGAGTGGGTGTTGGAGTTCCTGGCCTTGGAGTGGGTGCTGGTGTTCCTGGCCTTGGAGTCGGGCTCGGAGTTCCTGGACTTGGGGCAGCGGCAG TACCTGGAACCCTGGCCGCAGCTAAAGCAGCCAAGTTCG CACCAGGAGGGGTCGGGGCCCTTGGAGGGATTGGAGATCTTGGTGGAGCCGGCATTCCAGGTGGTGTGGCAG gacctgctgctgcagctgctgccgcCAAAGCTGCCGCCAAAGCCGCCCAATTTG GCCTGGGGGGAGTCGGTGGGCTCGGAGTCGGAGGACTGGGAGTTGGTGGGCTTGGAGCTGTCCCAGGGGCTGTGGGCCTTGGAG GTGTGTCTCCAGCTGCAGCTGCTAAAGCGGCCAAATTTG GTGCCGCTGGCCTTGGTGGTGTCCTAGGAGCCGGCCAGCCATTCCCAGTTGGAG GAGTTGCAGCAAGGCCTGGCTTCGGACTGTCTCCTATTTTCCCAG GTGGAGCCGGGGgcctgggagttggtg GCAAACCTCCTAAGGCCTTCGGAggggccctgggagccctgggatTCCAAG GTGGGGCCTGCCTGGGGAAAGCCTGCGGCCGGAAGAGAAAGTGA
- the ELN gene encoding elastin isoform X10: MAGLTAAARRPGVLLLLLCVLHPSQPGGVPGAVPGGVPGGVFFPGAGLGGLGGGALGPAGKPAKPGVGGLAGAGLGAGLGAFPAGAFPGALVPGGPAGAAAAYKAAAKAGAAGLGGVGGIGGVGGLGVSTGAVVPPLGAGVGAGVKPGKVPGVGLPGVYPGGVLPGAGARFPGIGVLPGVPTGAGVKPKAPAGGGAFAGIPGVGPFGGQQPGVPLGYPIKAPKLPGGYGLPYSTGKLPYGYGPGGVAGAAGKAGYPTGTGVGTQAAAAAAKAAAKLGAGGAGVLPGVGVGGAGIPGVPGAIPGIGGIAGVGAPDAAAAAAAAKAAKFGAAGGLGPGVIGVPGVGVPGVGVPGVGVPGVGVPGVVPGVGVPGVGVPGVGVPGVGVPGAVSPAAAAKAAAKAAKFGARGGVGVGGIPTFGAGPGGFPGYGDAAAAQAAAAAKAAKIGAGAAGALGGLVPGAPGAIPGVPGVGGVPGVVTPAAAAAKAAAKAAQFGLAPGVGVAPGVVAPGIGVAPGVAPGVVAPGIGVAPGVVAPGIGLGPGIIGAGAPAAAKSAAKAAAKAQLRAAAGLPAGVPGLGVGVGVPGLGVGAGVPGLGVGLGVPGLGAAAVPGTLAAAKAAKFAPGGVGALGGIGDLGGAGIPGGVAGPAAAAAAAKAAAKAAQFGLGGVGGLGVGGLGVGGLGAVPGAVGLGGVSPAAAAKAAKFGGAGGLGVGGKPPKAFGGALGALGFQGGACLGKACGRKRK, from the exons GTGTCGGAGGGCTCGCCGGCGCTGGCCTTGGGGCAG GGCTTGGGGCTTTTCCCGCAGGTGCCTTCCCAGGGGCTCTGGTGCCCGGTGGCCCGGCTGGTGCTGCTGCCGCCTATAAAGCTGCTGCCAAGGCCG GTGCTGCTGGTCTCGGCGGGGTCGGCGGCATCGGTGGTGTTGGCGGCTTAGGAGTGTCTACAG GTGCGGTGGTGCCTCCGCTCGGAGCCGGAGTCGGGGCTGGAGTGAAGCCTGGGAAAGTGCCAG GTGTGGGGCTCCCAGGTGTATACCCGGGCGGAGTGCTCCCAGGCGCAG GAGCTCGGTTCCCGGGCATAGGGGTCCTCCCCGGGGTTCCCACTGGAGCAGGAGTCAAGCCCAAGGCCCCAG CTGGGGGCGGAGCTTTTGCTGGAATCCCAG GAGTTGGACCCTTCGGAGGGCAGCAGCCTGGAGTCCCGCTGGGATACCCCATCAAGGCACCCAAGCTGCCAG GTGGCTATGGACTGCCCTACAGCACGGGGAAACTGCCCTATG GCTATGGGCCTGGCGGAGTGGCTGGTGCTGCGGGCAAGGCTGGGTATCCAACGGGGACAG GGGTTGGCACACAGGCTGCAGCAGCAGCGGCTAAAGCAGCAGCGAAGCTTG GTGCTGGAGGAGCCGGAGTTCTCCCTGGTGTTGGTGTTGGCGGTGCTGGCATTCCTGGTGTGCCTGGCGCAATTCCTGGCATCGGAGGCATCGCAG GGGTCGGGGCTCCAgacgctgctgccgccgccgccgctgctaaGGCAGCCAAATTCG GTGCTGCTGGAGGCCTTGGCCCAGGAGTAATCGGTGTCCCAGGAGTTGGAGTACCTGGTGTTGGGGTCCCTGGTGTTGGGGTCCCTGGTGTTGGGGTTCCAGGTGTGGTTCCAGGTGTTGGAGTCCCAGGTGTTGGAGTCCCTGGTGTTGGAGTCCCGGGTGTCGGAGTTCCAG GGGCCGTGTCACCAGCCGCAGCTGCTAAAGCAGCGGCCAAAGCAGCCAAATTCG GGGCCAGAGGCGGAGTGGGAGTTGGAGGCATTCCCACATTCGGGGCTGGCCCTGGGGGCTTTCCTGGCTACGGAGACGCAG CAGCAGCTCAGGCAGCTGCAGCCGCCAAGGCAGCCAAGATCG GTGCTGGGGCAGCAGGAGCCCTGGGAGGGCTGGTGCCAGGTGCCCCAGGAGCAATACCAGGCGTGCCAGGTGTTGGAGGGGTGCCAG GGGTCGTGACTCCAGCAGCTGCAGCCGCCAAAGCCGCCGCCAAAGCCGCCCAGTTTG GATTAGCCCCTGGAGTCGGTGTGGCTCCCGGCGTTGTGGCTCCCGGCATCGGCGTGGCTCCCGGCGTTGCTCCCGGCGTCGTGGCTCCTGGCATCGGCGTGGCTCCCGGCGTCGTGGCTCCCGGCATTGGCCTTGGCCCCGGTATCATAG GAGCAGGGGCCCCAGCCGCTGCCAAGTCCGCTGCTAAGGCCGCCGCCAAAGCCCAGTTGC GGGCTGCCGCCGGGCTTCCCGCTGGTGTTCCTGGCCTTGGAGTGGGTGTTGGAGTTCCTGGCCTTGGAGTGGGTGCTGGTGTTCCTGGCCTTGGAGTCGGGCTCGGAGTTCCTGGACTTGGGGCAGCGGCAG TACCTGGAACCCTGGCCGCAGCTAAAGCAGCCAAGTTCG CACCAGGAGGGGTCGGGGCCCTTGGAGGGATTGGAGATCTTGGTGGAGCCGGCATTCCAGGTGGTGTGGCAG gacctgctgctgcagctgctgccgcCAAAGCTGCCGCCAAAGCCGCCCAATTTG GCCTGGGGGGAGTCGGTGGGCTCGGAGTCGGAGGACTGGGAGTTGGTGGGCTTGGAGCTGTCCCAGGGGCTGTGGGCCTTGGAG GTGTGTCTCCAGCTGCAGCTGCTAAAGCGGCCAAATTTG GTGGAGCCGGGGgcctgggagttggtg GCAAACCTCCTAAGGCCTTCGGAggggccctgggagccctgggatTCCAAG GTGGGGCCTGCCTGGGGAAAGCCTGCGGCCGGAAGAGAAAGTGA